From Pontibacter actiniarum, a single genomic window includes:
- a CDS encoding glycosyltransferase family 2 protein has product MPVSISVVVITFNEERNIARCLESVRNVADEIVVVDSFSTDRTKEICLSFGCRFVEHPFEGHIEQKNYALTQAAHYHVLSLDADEALSPDLEQAVLAAKSNWQADAYSMNRLTNYCGKWIHHSGWYPDTKVRLFDRSKATWGGENPHDKIILSKGAKLQHLQGDLLHYSYYSVSQHLGQINRFTDASSKALIRDGKTVSLPMVILKPAFRFFRAYILKRGFMDGPEGFIISVSSAVSVYYKYVKLYMHNKQVNRGS; this is encoded by the coding sequence ATGCCTGTAAGCATCTCAGTAGTCGTTATCACCTTCAACGAAGAGCGTAACATTGCGCGCTGCCTGGAGTCAGTCAGAAACGTGGCTGATGAAATCGTTGTGGTAGACTCTTTCTCAACGGACCGTACGAAGGAGATCTGCCTTTCTTTCGGGTGCCGGTTTGTGGAGCATCCCTTTGAGGGGCACATAGAGCAGAAGAACTATGCCTTAACCCAGGCTGCCCACTACCACGTGCTCTCGCTGGATGCCGATGAGGCCCTGTCGCCGGATCTGGAGCAGGCCGTGCTGGCGGCAAAAAGCAACTGGCAGGCCGACGCCTACAGTATGAACCGCCTCACCAACTACTGCGGCAAGTGGATTCACCACTCCGGTTGGTACCCGGACACCAAAGTGCGCCTGTTTGACCGCAGCAAGGCCACCTGGGGAGGCGAGAACCCCCACGATAAGATCATCCTGAGCAAAGGAGCCAAACTGCAGCACCTGCAGGGCGACCTGCTGCACTACTCGTACTACAGTGTGTCGCAGCACCTGGGGCAGATAAACAGGTTTACGGATGCTTCGTCTAAAGCCCTGATTCGGGATGGAAAGACTGTGTCGCTGCCGATGGTAATCCTGAAACCTGCCTTCCGCTTTTTCAGGGCCTATATCTTAAAGCGCGGTTTTATGGATGGGCCGGAGGGGTTTATCATTTCTGTTTCTTCTGCCGTGTCTGTTTACTACAAGTACGTCAAGCTGTACATGCACAACAAGCAGGTTAACAGGGGCAGCTGA
- a CDS encoding glycosyltransferase family 4 protein encodes MRILHLVSEKTWRGGEQQVAYLIEELDKQGVTNLVACRQHSAFHTYCQQQQLPHLALPFANEFDVVTALRVKAYSKQNKVDLMHVHSGHSHAISVLSHVLGNTLPIILSRRVDFPVKNNLLSRLKYNYKGIKRVVCVSDKIKEVVSASLKHPELCVTVHSGVDLSRFANSKKDGKLHREFNLPPSAPLIGNVSAIAPHKDYYTFVDTAELVLKQHPEAFFFIVGDGPLREEIKAYVQQKKLQQSFVFTGFRNNVPQLMPELDVMLVTSETEGLGTTILDAFACQVPVVATKAGGIPEIVRNEDTGLLAPVKSPAILAEKVHQVLTNAALRSTIIQGASKLLQEFSKENTALRTLAVYKEVLQQV; translated from the coding sequence ATGCGCATACTACATCTGGTATCAGAGAAAACATGGAGAGGCGGTGAGCAACAGGTGGCCTACCTGATAGAGGAGCTCGACAAGCAGGGAGTAACCAACCTGGTAGCGTGCCGGCAGCACTCTGCCTTTCATACTTACTGCCAGCAACAACAGCTGCCGCACCTGGCCCTGCCATTCGCCAATGAGTTTGATGTAGTAACGGCACTGCGGGTAAAAGCCTACAGCAAGCAAAACAAGGTTGATTTAATGCACGTGCACAGCGGCCACTCGCATGCCATTAGTGTGCTGTCGCATGTGCTTGGCAACACCCTGCCTATTATACTTAGCCGCCGCGTGGATTTCCCGGTTAAGAACAATCTGCTCTCCCGGTTAAAGTATAACTACAAAGGCATTAAGCGCGTTGTTTGCGTTTCTGATAAAATAAAGGAAGTAGTATCAGCAAGCCTGAAGCACCCTGAGCTCTGTGTAACGGTGCACAGTGGCGTTGACCTTAGCCGCTTTGCCAACAGCAAAAAGGACGGTAAGCTCCACCGCGAGTTTAACCTGCCTCCATCAGCCCCGCTTATTGGCAATGTGTCTGCCATCGCCCCACACAAAGACTATTATACCTTTGTAGATACCGCTGAACTGGTGCTAAAGCAGCACCCTGAGGCATTTTTCTTTATTGTTGGAGATGGCCCGCTGCGAGAGGAAATAAAGGCTTACGTGCAGCAAAAGAAGCTGCAGCAGTCCTTTGTCTTCACAGGCTTCAGAAATAATGTCCCCCAGCTGATGCCGGAGCTGGACGTGATGCTGGTTACCTCCGAGACGGAAGGGCTGGGAACGACCATCCTGGATGCCTTTGCCTGCCAGGTACCGGTAGTTGCGACCAAGGCTGGTGGCATACCAGAAATCGTGCGGAACGAAGACACAGGGCTGCTGGCACCTGTAAAATCGCCGGCCATACTTGCCGAGAAAGTGCACCAGGTGCTCACCAACGCGGCCCTGCGCAGCACTATCATACAGGGGGCGAGCAAACTTCTGCAGGAGTTCTCGAAGGAGAACACAGCGCTGCGCACCTTAGCCGTTTACAAAGAAGTACTGCAGCAAGTATAG
- a CDS encoding class I SAM-dependent methyltransferase has product MRRSYKGIPINTSKNTHETVFNLLPADKGARILDVPSGAGAFTQRLKDNGYSNIVSVDVVNGLQIAHDQFIQGDMTKPLPFEDNSVDVVVCIDGIEHINKQFDFAREVNRILKPGGYFIVSTPNISSLHSRFRWFLTGHHNKCKSPLDEQRPDPSHHIAMISYPEMRYLLHSSNFRIDVVTTNQTKPASWLYLPLVPLAYLTTKMVYSKEEKDQDQRTRNRQIISQTHSKPVLFGETMIVRAQKVG; this is encoded by the coding sequence ATGAGAAGAAGTTATAAAGGCATCCCCATCAATACCTCCAAGAACACCCACGAAACCGTCTTTAACCTACTGCCAGCCGACAAAGGAGCCCGTATTCTTGATGTTCCCTCCGGAGCAGGCGCATTTACCCAACGGCTGAAGGACAATGGCTACAGCAACATTGTCAGCGTTGATGTTGTAAACGGGCTGCAGATAGCGCATGACCAGTTTATCCAGGGCGACATGACCAAGCCCCTGCCGTTTGAGGACAACTCAGTGGATGTGGTTGTTTGTATAGACGGCATTGAGCACATCAACAAGCAGTTTGACTTCGCCAGGGAAGTGAACAGGATACTAAAGCCCGGCGGCTACTTTATCGTTTCTACCCCTAACATCAGCTCGCTGCACTCCCGCTTCAGGTGGTTCTTAACAGGCCACCACAACAAGTGCAAGTCGCCGCTGGATGAGCAAAGGCCTGACCCCTCCCACCACATTGCCATGATCTCCTACCCGGAGATGCGCTACCTCCTGCACTCCAGCAACTTTAGGATTGACGTAGTAACGACAAACCAGACAAAGCCTGCCTCCTGGCTGTACCTTCCGCTAGTGCCCCTCGCTTACCTCACCACAAAGATGGTGTACAGTAAGGAGGAGAAAGACCAGGACCAGCGAACGCGCAACAGGCAGATTATCTCTCAAACACACTCAAAGCCTGTCCTCTTTGGGGAAACAATGATTGTAAGAGCGCAAAAGGTAGGCTAA
- a CDS encoding sigma-70 family RNA polymerase sigma factor, with protein MSEQTGKQLSKEEKDARFEAELLPVLDPLYNFAYRLTLDEDDANDLVQETYLKAYRFFDYFEQGTNAKAWLFRILKNSFINEFRKKSKQPAKVDYSEVEGYYNSEDVEGESGVASTTDMRTESVQDLIGDEVASALNALPVDFRTVIILCDLEGFTYEEMAKILDIPIGTVRSRLHRARNSLKEKLEKYAKGMGYNS; from the coding sequence ATGAGCGAGCAAACAGGTAAACAGCTTAGTAAAGAGGAAAAGGACGCACGGTTCGAGGCCGAACTGCTTCCTGTGCTGGACCCTCTGTACAATTTTGCCTACAGGCTCACCTTAGACGAAGACGACGCCAACGACCTGGTACAGGAGACTTACCTGAAGGCATACCGCTTTTTTGACTACTTCGAGCAAGGAACTAATGCAAAAGCATGGCTGTTCCGAATCCTGAAGAACTCTTTCATTAACGAGTTCCGGAAGAAGAGCAAACAGCCTGCCAAGGTAGACTACAGCGAGGTGGAGGGGTATTACAACTCCGAGGACGTGGAAGGTGAGAGCGGCGTGGCATCCACGACCGACATGCGCACTGAAAGCGTGCAGGACCTGATCGGCGACGAGGTGGCCAGCGCCCTGAATGCTCTGCCCGTGGACTTTAGGACAGTGATTATACTTTGTGATTTGGAAGGCTTTACCTACGAAGAGATGGCCAAGATATTGGACATCCCCATAGGCACCGTACGCTCCAGGTTGCACCGAGCCCGGAACTCTTTGAAAGAGAAGTTGGAAAAGTATGCTAAAGGCATGGGATATAACAGTTAG
- a CDS encoding anti-sigma factor family protein — translation MESKITEVYPKAPGDARTADCEQVSHMLDLMIDGEASPEEQKFFNHHIEDCVSCFENHQKQKLLKGLITGHLKRVIVPHSLVQSIKARIQETL, via the coding sequence ATGGAATCAAAAATTACAGAAGTATACCCAAAAGCACCTGGCGATGCGCGTACGGCCGACTGTGAGCAGGTATCTCACATGCTAGACCTGATGATTGACGGCGAGGCGTCCCCCGAGGAACAGAAGTTCTTCAACCACCATATTGAAGACTGCGTCAGCTGCTTCGAGAACCATCAAAAACAAAAGCTCTTGAAAGGGCTGATAACCGGCCACCTGAAGCGCGTGATTGTACCACATAGCCTGGTGCAGTCTATAAAAGCGAGGATTCAAGAAACGTTATAA
- the gmk gene encoding guanylate kinase has product MQGKIIIFSAPSGAGKTTIVKHLLSVNPQLNFSISACTRDKRGRTEENGKDYYFITPEDFKKKIANDEFVEWEEVYEGAFYGTLKSEIERIWKSGKHVILDVDVKGGLSIKHFYKERALAVFVKPPSIDELAKRLTARNTDSASSISSRVFKAKFEMGFEDQFDKVIVNDDLTRACTEAEKLVNDFLKSEPAIV; this is encoded by the coding sequence ATGCAAGGCAAGATTATCATCTTCTCGGCGCCATCCGGTGCCGGTAAAACCACTATTGTAAAGCACCTGCTCAGCGTAAACCCCCAGCTGAATTTCTCTATCTCGGCCTGCACCCGCGACAAGCGCGGCCGCACCGAAGAGAATGGCAAAGACTACTACTTTATCACGCCCGAGGATTTTAAGAAGAAAATCGCAAACGATGAGTTTGTAGAGTGGGAGGAGGTATACGAGGGCGCTTTCTACGGTACATTAAAGTCTGAAATCGAACGGATCTGGAAGAGCGGCAAGCACGTTATTCTGGACGTAGACGTAAAAGGAGGATTAAGTATAAAGCATTTTTACAAAGAAAGAGCACTGGCCGTATTCGTTAAGCCACCGTCCATAGACGAGCTGGCCAAGCGCCTGACGGCCCGCAACACCGATTCGGCCTCCAGCATCAGCAGCCGCGTGTTCAAAGCCAAGTTTGAGATGGGCTTTGAGGACCAGTTCGACAAGGTGATCGTGAACGACGACCTGACCCGGGCCTGCACTGAGGCGGAGAAGCTGGTAAATGATTTTCTGAAGTCTGAACCCGCGATCGTATGA
- the nadD gene encoding nicotinate (nicotinamide) nucleotide adenylyltransferase — translation MKVGLLFGSFNPIHTGHLILANFMATNTDLDTVWLVVSPQNPFKPSNTLLHEFDRLHMVSLAIADNPNLGVSNIEFSMPKPSYTIDTLTYLQEKYPSYEFVLIMGEDNLSLFPKWKNAESILAFHKVYVYPRSGSVTTELPDMPNVTFVKAPVLDISATFIRKCIREEKSIKYLVPDEVADYIQVHRLYQ, via the coding sequence ATGAAGGTAGGGCTCCTGTTTGGCTCCTTCAACCCCATCCATACCGGGCACCTTATACTTGCCAACTTCATGGCCACCAACACCGACCTGGATACGGTATGGCTGGTTGTGTCTCCGCAGAACCCGTTTAAGCCCAGCAACACGCTGCTGCACGAGTTCGACAGGCTGCACATGGTGTCGCTGGCGATAGCCGATAACCCGAACCTGGGCGTGTCGAACATTGAGTTCAGCATGCCCAAGCCGAGCTACACCATCGACACCCTGACCTATCTGCAGGAGAAGTATCCCAGCTATGAGTTTGTGCTGATTATGGGGGAGGACAACCTGTCGTTGTTTCCGAAGTGGAAGAACGCCGAGAGCATCCTGGCGTTTCACAAGGTTTACGTTTACCCGCGCTCCGGCTCCGTTACCACGGAGCTGCCGGACATGCCGAACGTAACTTTTGTGAAAGCTCCTGTACTGGATATCTCCGCCACGTTCATCCGCAAATGCATACGAGAGGAGAAAAGTATAAAGTACCTGGTGCCGGATGAGGTGGCCGATTACATCCAGGTGCACCGGCTCTACCAGTAG
- the frr gene encoding ribosome recycling factor, producing the protein MTEEIQFYLSEAEESMQKALQHTSSELTKIRAGKASPAMIEHLRVDYYGNPTPISQVANVAAPDARTLLIKPWEKNMLGEINKAIKNSDLGLNPQQEADAVRLNIPALTEERRRDLVKQVKGETENGKISIRNIRKDVNDSLKKLQKEGTAEDAVRDAEGKVQKLTDAYIVKIDELLAKKEAEIMTI; encoded by the coding sequence ATGACGGAAGAAATTCAGTTTTACCTAAGCGAGGCGGAGGAGTCTATGCAGAAGGCCTTGCAGCATACCAGCAGCGAGCTAACCAAAATCAGAGCGGGTAAGGCCTCCCCTGCCATGATCGAGCACCTGCGCGTAGACTACTACGGCAACCCGACTCCAATTTCCCAGGTTGCCAACGTTGCTGCACCGGATGCACGCACGCTGCTTATCAAGCCTTGGGAGAAGAACATGCTTGGTGAGATCAACAAAGCCATCAAGAACAGCGACCTTGGCCTGAACCCACAGCAAGAGGCTGACGCGGTTCGCCTGAACATTCCTGCCCTGACGGAGGAGCGCCGCCGCGACCTGGTAAAGCAGGTGAAGGGAGAAACAGAGAACGGCAAGATCAGCATCCGCAACATCCGTAAAGATGTAAACGACTCGCTGAAGAAGCTGCAGAAGGAAGGCACTGCCGAAGACGCCGTTCGCGACGCAGAGGGCAAAGTACAGAAGCTGACTGACGCTTACATCGTGAAGATAGATGAGCTGCTTGCCAAGAAGGAAGCGGAGATCATGACGATCTAA
- the pyrH gene encoding UMP kinase: protein MKYKRILLKLSGEALMGEQQYGIDSNRLIQYAEEIKEVAALGVEVAVVIGGGNIFRGVQAEQVGLDRVQGDYMGMLATVINSMALQSALEKLGVYTRLLSGINIQQVCEPYIRRRAVRHLEKGRVVIFGAGTGNPYFTTDSAASLRAIEIEADVVLKGTRVDGIYSADPEKDPNAVFYSQISFKDVFEQGLNVMDMTAFTLCKENDLPIIVFDMNTQGNLKRLVQGERVGTLVSMDDLGETLKETVDQMQSGPKGDKK from the coding sequence GTGAAGTATAAACGAATTTTGCTAAAGCTGAGTGGCGAGGCACTGATGGGCGAACAGCAGTACGGCATCGACTCTAACAGACTGATTCAGTATGCCGAAGAGATTAAAGAGGTAGCCGCCCTGGGTGTGGAAGTGGCCGTAGTGATTGGCGGAGGTAATATTTTCAGGGGCGTGCAGGCGGAGCAGGTTGGGCTGGACCGTGTGCAGGGAGACTACATGGGCATGCTGGCGACCGTTATCAACAGCATGGCACTGCAAAGCGCCCTCGAGAAACTGGGCGTGTACACGCGACTGCTCTCCGGCATCAACATTCAGCAAGTATGCGAGCCCTACATCCGCCGCCGCGCCGTGCGCCACCTGGAGAAGGGCCGTGTGGTAATCTTTGGCGCCGGCACCGGTAACCCGTACTTCACAACCGATTCGGCCGCCTCGCTGCGCGCCATCGAGATTGAGGCCGACGTGGTACTGAAAGGCACCCGTGTGGACGGCATTTACTCTGCTGACCCGGAGAAAGACCCGAACGCCGTATTCTACTCCCAGATCTCGTTTAAGGACGTTTTCGAGCAGGGGCTGAACGTAATGGACATGACAGCCTTTACGCTGTGCAAAGAGAATGACCTCCCTATTATCGTGTTCGACATGAACACGCAGGGCAACCTGAAGCGCCTGGTGCAGGGCGAGCGCGTGGGAACGCTCGTGAGCATGGACGACCTCGGCGAAACGCTGAAGGAAACGGTAGACCAGATGCAGTCGGGGCCAAAAGGCGACAAAAAATAA
- a CDS encoding acetyl-CoA carboxylase biotin carboxyl carrier protein subunit, whose protein sequence is MLQVKTGNDKTWQVDIQKDGISLNGTPFGWDVSPIGPNTYHIIKGSRSFTAEVVSANYQEKTFNFKINGAIQTVSVKDRFDLLLDKLGMSNANANKVNDVKAPMPGLILEIKVEPGQEVKKGDPIMILEAMKMENILKSPGDGVVKEIKVQTRQNVEKSQVLILFQ, encoded by the coding sequence ATGCTTCAGGTAAAAACCGGTAACGACAAAACATGGCAGGTTGATATTCAGAAAGATGGTATCTCCCTAAACGGAACACCTTTTGGCTGGGACGTCTCGCCTATCGGCCCCAATACCTACCACATCATCAAAGGCTCCCGCTCCTTCACCGCGGAGGTAGTTTCGGCTAATTACCAGGAAAAGACCTTCAACTTTAAGATAAACGGTGCCATACAGACTGTTAGCGTTAAAGACCGTTTTGACCTGCTGCTGGACAAGCTGGGCATGAGCAACGCCAACGCCAACAAGGTGAATGACGTGAAAGCGCCCATGCCGGGGCTTATACTTGAGATTAAGGTAGAGCCGGGCCAGGAAGTAAAGAAAGGCGACCCGATCATGATCCTGGAGGCGATGAAGATGGAGAACATCCTTAAGTCGCCGGGCGATGGCGTCGTAAAGGAAATAAAGGTGCAGACCAGGCAAAACGTAGAAAAGAGCCAGGTGCTGATCCTTTTTCAATAG
- a CDS encoding M1 family aminopeptidase, whose translation MNHRFLSIVGLAAAMAFTSGCNTNKAVVATKAPAPAARKAKAAPADAVPVWASKKYAFNPSRTKESDLLHTTLRVSFDWEKQYLHGLAEITAKPYFYPQRQLVLDAKGMDIHSVYLMQGYDGTPLEFDYDGQKLTIDLGKAYTREEQYTIEVDYTAKPNELPTGGSDAITADKGLYFINPLGKEPNKPQQIWTQGETEASSAWFPTIDAPNERMTQEIYVTVDPKYKTLSNGEFIYSRQNADGTKTDYWKQELPHAPYLAMLAIGDFAVVQDKWRDREVNYYVEPAYKNTAKKVFGNTPEMMEFFSQKLGVAYPWPKYAQVVVRDFVSGAMENTSASTFMEDLQLNERELLDKSWDGIIAHELFHQWFGDYVTTESWANLPLNEAFANYSEYLWAEHKYGADEAAYLQMDELSQYLDEAQEKREPLIRYYYKDREDMFDSHSYAKGGRVLHMLRQLVGDEAWWASLNLYLTRNKFSDVEVAELRMAFEDVTGRDLMWFFDQWFMQPGHPELKVEQTYANGQVKLYVRQMQDTTYAPLYRLPLNVAVWAGGKKQVHPVVVDKAEQLFTFDVAEQPQLVLLDPEQQLLGVVEQEKTEQELLFQFHNAEQLALKLEALEELQEQAARPQVLSMYQQALRDEYWMVRSKAINMLSQLKEGQAAPVEPKVKEMATQDEKGAVRADAILALAGWNGNKYKPVFEKAMRDSSYQASAAAILAYAGTGAADAPKKLARFEGETNEEIVLALATLYAVEAGPEKYGWFMKQMKAASGGELYYLLQSFGAYLAGNSETNTPEVISLLADLAQHHRLYYVRAAAYQALMVMSEKPEVQALL comes from the coding sequence ATGAATCATAGGTTTCTGAGCATAGTAGGTTTAGCGGCTGCCATGGCCTTTACGAGTGGCTGCAACACCAATAAAGCCGTTGTAGCGACAAAAGCCCCTGCCCCGGCTGCACGCAAAGCCAAAGCAGCCCCCGCCGACGCTGTGCCCGTGTGGGCATCGAAAAAGTATGCCTTTAACCCCTCCCGAACCAAGGAGAGCGACCTGCTGCACACCACCCTGCGCGTGAGCTTTGACTGGGAGAAACAGTACCTGCACGGTTTGGCGGAGATTACGGCAAAGCCATACTTCTACCCGCAGCGCCAGTTGGTGCTGGATGCCAAAGGCATGGATATCCACAGCGTATACCTAATGCAAGGCTACGACGGAACGCCGCTGGAGTTTGACTATGACGGCCAAAAGCTGACGATTGACTTGGGTAAGGCCTACACCCGCGAGGAGCAGTACACCATTGAGGTAGACTACACAGCCAAGCCGAACGAGCTGCCGACCGGTGGCTCCGATGCCATTACAGCGGATAAGGGCCTGTACTTTATCAACCCGCTGGGGAAGGAGCCGAACAAGCCGCAGCAGATCTGGACGCAGGGCGAAACGGAGGCCAGCTCGGCCTGGTTCCCCACCATCGATGCGCCCAACGAGCGCATGACGCAGGAAATCTACGTTACGGTAGACCCCAAGTATAAAACCCTGTCCAACGGCGAGTTTATCTACTCGCGGCAGAACGCCGACGGCACCAAAACAGATTACTGGAAGCAAGAGCTGCCCCACGCCCCGTACCTGGCCATGCTGGCCATCGGCGACTTTGCCGTGGTGCAGGACAAGTGGCGCGACAGGGAGGTGAACTACTATGTGGAGCCGGCCTATAAAAATACAGCCAAGAAAGTATTCGGCAACACGCCCGAAATGATGGAGTTTTTCTCGCAGAAGCTGGGAGTGGCTTACCCGTGGCCAAAGTATGCGCAGGTGGTCGTGCGCGATTTTGTGTCGGGGGCGATGGAGAACACCTCGGCCTCCACCTTTATGGAGGATCTGCAGCTAAACGAGCGCGAGCTGCTCGATAAGAGCTGGGACGGTATTATCGCGCATGAGCTGTTCCACCAGTGGTTCGGAGACTACGTAACGACGGAGTCCTGGGCCAACCTGCCCCTGAACGAGGCTTTCGCCAACTACTCCGAGTACCTGTGGGCCGAGCACAAGTACGGCGCAGACGAGGCCGCCTACCTGCAGATGGATGAGCTAAGCCAGTACCTGGATGAGGCGCAGGAAAAGCGGGAGCCGCTCATCCGCTACTACTACAAAGACCGCGAAGACATGTTCGACAGCCACTCCTACGCCAAAGGCGGCCGCGTGCTGCACATGCTGCGCCAGTTGGTTGGCGACGAAGCCTGGTGGGCCTCGCTCAACTTATACCTAACGCGAAACAAGTTCTCCGATGTAGAGGTGGCGGAGCTGCGCATGGCCTTCGAGGATGTGACAGGCCGTGACTTGATGTGGTTCTTTGACCAGTGGTTTATGCAGCCGGGGCACCCGGAGCTGAAAGTGGAGCAAACCTACGCCAACGGGCAGGTAAAGCTGTACGTCCGGCAGATGCAGGACACAACCTATGCGCCGCTGTACCGCCTGCCGCTAAACGTCGCCGTGTGGGCGGGGGGCAAAAAGCAGGTGCACCCGGTGGTGGTAGACAAGGCCGAGCAGCTCTTTACCTTTGATGTGGCGGAGCAGCCGCAGCTGGTGTTGCTGGACCCGGAGCAGCAGCTACTGGGGGTGGTGGAGCAGGAGAAAACAGAGCAGGAGCTGCTCTTCCAATTCCACAACGCCGAACAGCTGGCCCTGAAGCTCGAGGCGCTGGAGGAACTACAGGAGCAGGCGGCCCGCCCGCAGGTGCTCAGCATGTACCAGCAGGCCCTGCGGGATGAATACTGGATGGTCCGAAGCAAAGCCATAAACATGCTCAGCCAGCTAAAGGAGGGGCAGGCAGCGCCGGTAGAGCCGAAGGTAAAGGAAATGGCCACACAGGACGAAAAAGGAGCCGTGCGGGCCGACGCCATACTTGCCCTGGCAGGCTGGAACGGCAACAAGTATAAACCGGTGTTTGAAAAAGCCATGCGCGACAGTTCCTACCAGGCCAGCGCCGCCGCCATACTTGCCTACGCGGGCACCGGTGCGGCGGACGCGCCGAAGAAGCTTGCCCGGTTTGAGGGTGAGACCAACGAGGAAATAGTGCTGGCCCTGGCCACCCTTTATGCCGTGGAGGCCGGCCCTGAAAAGTACGGCTGGTTTATGAAACAGATGAAGGCAGCAAGCGGCGGCGAACTTTATTACCTCCTGCAAAGCTTTGGCGCCTACCTGGCCGGAAACAGCGAGACGAACACCCCCGAAGTGATTTCCCTGCTGGCCGACCTGGCGCAGCACCACCGGTTGTACTACGTGCGCGCGGCTGCCTATCAGGCACTTATGGTGATGTCGGAGAAGCCGGAGGTGCAGGCTTTGCTGTAG
- the tuf gene encoding elongation factor Tu, whose translation MAKETFDRSKPHVNIGTIGHVDHGKTTLTAAITTVLAKKGLASLRDFSSIDNAPEEKERGITINTSHVEYATENRHYAHVDCPGHADYVKNMVTGAAQMDGAILVVAATDGPMPQTREHILLARQVGVPQLVVFMNKVDMVDDPELLELVEMEIRELLSFYEFDGDNIPVIQGSALGGLNGDDKWVKTIEELMDAVDSWIPLPERLVDLPFLMPVEDVFSITGRGTVATGRIERGVINSGEPVEILGMGAENLKSTVTGVEMFRKILDRGEAGDNVGLLLRGIEKTDIRRGMVICKPGSVKPHTKFKAEVYVLSKEEGGRHTPFFNKYRPQFYFRTTDVTGEIMLPEGVEMVMPGDNITIEVNLINAVAMEKGLRFAIREGGRTVGAGQVTEILD comes from the coding sequence ATGGCTAAAGAAACATTTGACCGTTCCAAACCGCACGTAAATATCGGTACTATTGGTCACGTTGACCACGGTAAGACTACTCTTACAGCTGCTATCACTACTGTGTTGGCTAAGAAAGGTCTGGCTTCGCTTCGTGACTTCTCTTCAATTGACAACGCTCCTGAAGAAAAAGAAAGAGGTATTACTATCAATACTTCTCACGTAGAATACGCTACAGAAAACCGTCACTATGCTCACGTTGACTGCCCAGGTCACGCTGACTACGTGAAGAACATGGTTACTGGTGCTGCCCAGATGGACGGTGCTATCCTAGTGGTTGCTGCTACTGATGGTCCTATGCCACAGACGCGTGAGCACATCCTTCTTGCCCGTCAGGTAGGTGTACCTCAGCTGGTAGTATTCATGAACAAAGTGGACATGGTGGACGACCCAGAGCTTCTTGAGCTGGTTGAGATGGAAATCCGTGAACTGCTTTCTTTCTACGAGTTCGATGGCGATAACATTCCAGTGATTCAGGGTTCAGCTCTTGGTGGCCTTAACGGCGACGACAAGTGGGTGAAAACTATCGAAGAGCTGATGGATGCTGTTGATAGCTGGATTCCACTTCCAGAGCGTCTGGTTGACCTTCCATTCTTGATGCCAGTTGAGGACGTGTTCTCAATCACTGGTCGTGGTACAGTAGCTACTGGCCGTATCGAGCGTGGTGTAATCAACTCAGGTGAGCCGGTTGAAATCCTTGGTATGGGTGCTGAGAACCTGAAGTCTACAGTTACTGGTGTGGAGATGTTCCGCAAGATCCTTGACAGAGGTGAAGCTGGTGACAACGTAGGTCTGCTGCTTCGTGGTATTGAGAAAACTGATATCCGTCGTGGTATGGTTATCTGTAAGCCAGGTTCAGTTAAGCCTCACACTAAATTCAAAGCCGAAGTTTACGTTCTTTCTAAAGAAGAAGGTGGCCGTCACACGCCATTCTTCAACAAGTACCGTCCACAGTTCTACTTCAGAACGACAGACGTTACTGGCGAGATCATGCTTCCAGAAGGCGTAGAAATGGTTATGCCAGGTGATAACATCACTATCGAGGTGAACCTGATCAACGCTGTAGCGATGGAGAAAGGTCTGCGTTTCGCTATCCGTGAGGGTGGTAGAACTGTAGGTGCCGGTCAGGTAACTGAAATCCTTGACTAA
- the secE gene encoding preprotein translocase subunit SecE — protein MSNIRTYINDTVEEMKDRVSWPTYSELQNSSVLVLIGSLIFALVVGAMDFGFDTVLTWFYNQF, from the coding sequence ATGAGCAACATAAGGACCTATATTAACGATACTGTGGAGGAGATGAAAGATAGAGTCTCCTGGCCAACATACTCTGAGCTGCAGAACAGCTCGGTGCTGGTGTTGATCGGTTCTTTGATTTTTGCTCTTGTGGTTGGCGCAATGGACTTTGGGTTCGATACTGTGCTGACTTGGTTTTACAACCAGTTTTAA